The sequence ATAAACCCGACTATCGTACCGAGTATACCGCCGATCAGGCCCATATAGGCGCCTTCCAGCGTGAAATTATTAAAAAGGTCGCGCTGGGTCATCCCCATCGCCTTCAATGTGCCGATTTCCTGCATCCGTTCGAAAATAGCCATCATCATCGTATTGATAATCACGAACGACGCGAGGAAGAGGATGATCGCCTCGGCGAACACGAATATGATGCGCATCTGTTCCAGGAGGGAATAGAGAGGGCCGATGGATTCCTTATAATTCAAAGCCACCACCCCCGGCGGAAGTATCTTTTTTATCTCCGCCTGCACTTTTTCGGTCATATCCGTCTTCTTGGTGAAGACATATATTTCCGTAGTCGCGCCGAAAACCTTCAGCAGACGTTTCGCGTCCACGGAACTGAGGAAGAACACGTTGGCGTCGAACATATCGATCGTAGTTTTAAAGATACCCGTGACCGGAAGTTTGATAGCGTTCAACCCGCCCTCGGATGTCTTGGTCGCCATCAGTATTTCCTCGCCCATTCCGACACCCAGCTTTTTCGCGAGTCCCACTCCGATATATACGCCGGAATCTTCCAGCTTTCCCTCAACCAGTTTTTCGCCGAGTTTAAACTCGTTCGTCAGCAGGTTGATGCCCATCCCCATCGATTCCACCGTATTGTCATGATAGCTCAGGAGCAGTCCGAAGCGGATGCGCTCGTTCACATGGTCTACACCCTCTATCGCGTATATTTTTTGGATCAGTTCGTCGGACCCGTAGACCAGACTGTCCACCGGCATAAACCGTTCGCGTTTGACAAACTCCTCGGTGGTGATACGCACGTTACCGGTCTGGAAATTGACGAAGTTCTTGACAAAGTAATCCAGCATCCCGGAAATCATTCCCTGCGACATCATCACGATGAACGCCGCGAAGAAAATCGCCAATATAGTCAGAAAGGAACGTTTCTTATTCCGTAAAACATTCCTGAACGCGTATTTTACAAACATTTTTGCCTCCTCCTACTTTACCCGCAAACATTCCATCGGCTGCATCCGGGTTGTTTTCTTCGCCGGATAATAGCTGGCAAATAAACTCGCCAGTAACCCGATAAAGAACCCTTTGACAAACGACGCTATCTTCCACTCGGAACGGAACACCCCGGCTATTGCGATACCCAGGTCCCTGTCGCCCATCATCTGATTAAGATCCATCCCGACGGCAACCATATACCAGTTGATGAGGATTGCGATAATCACTCCGAGTATTCCGCCCATGACGCCGATCAGGCCGCCCTCGATAAGAAACAGCCTATGCACCTGCTTGTCGGTCATCCCGAGCGCCTTGAGCGTGCCGATCTCGCGCTGTTTCTCGTATACCGACATCAGCATCGTATTGATGATACCGACCAGCGCGATAATGATCACAAACAGGACGATAATCCCGGTGAATTTACTCTTCATCTGCGAAACAAGTATCGTATGCTCGGCGGCTTTCTTCCAGTCCACGATATTCAACGCCGGGAACATTTTTTGCAGTTCCGCCGTATATAAGGGCACTTTATCGACATCGCCGGTCTTTACCGACATATCGGTCGCCCCGTCGACGCCGTACAGGGAGAGCACCTCGTGGATATCGAGATACACCGAGCCGGAGTTCACGCTGGGATCGCCCGAGCTCAGAAGCCCGGTGATCTGCTTCTCGATCGAGACATACGCGCCCTGTTTCTTCCTGAAGGATAGATAGACGAAATCCCCCACCTTCAGTTCAAGGTCTTTGGCAAGGGTCGCCCCAATCAGGAGTCCGTCCTTATTATACGCTCCCTCCGAGATAAAATTGGTGAGCGAGTACACGGTCGCGTCCCTGTCGAAGTCGATACCGGTAATCACTACCGGGAGGGAGTCCCGCATATTATCCACTTCGCCGAGGAAAAGCGCCCTCGCGGTCACACCCTTCACGTAGGGCTGTTTCGCGATCTCGTTCACGATGCTCTCGTAATTGACGATCAGGTTCGACAGCTCGTAAGGTTTTTCCTCAGTGAAAGCGGCACTATGAATCTTGATATGCCCGGTTTGCAGATCGATGATGTTCCTGAACGACATGGTTTCCATACCGGCCAGCATGCACTCGATAATGATATACATACCGATCCCGACACCGAGTATCATAAATGTCAAAATCGTGCGCCGGGTAGCGCGTTTAATATTCGCCATCGCTAATTTAATAATATACTTCATTTTTCCTCCTTATTGTCTCACCCGGAGACATTCCATCGGCTGCATGCGGGAAGTCTTCTTCGCGGGGTAATAACTCGCGGCCATACTGGAAACTATGCCCAGCGCCATCCCCCATAGATACGGGCTTATCATCCATTC is a genomic window of Brevinematales bacterium containing:
- a CDS encoding ABC transporter permease, coding for MFVKYAFRNVLRNKKRSFLTILAIFFAAFIVMMSQGMISGMLDYFVKNFVNFQTGNVRITTEEFVKRERFMPVDSLVYGSDELIQKIYAIEGVDHVNERIRFGLLLSYHDNTVESMGMGINLLTNEFKLGEKLVEGKLEDSGVYIGVGLAKKLGVGMGEEILMATKTSEGGLNAIKLPVTGIFKTTIDMFDANVFFLSSVDAKRLLKVFGATTEIYVFTKKTDMTEKVQAEIKKILPPGVVALNYKESIGPLYSLLEQMRIIFVFAEAIILFLASFVIINTMMMAIFERMQEIGTLKAMGMTQRDLFNNFTLEGAYMGLIGGILGTIVGFIAISIIGTVGLDMGDVYKGMEFPIESVLRVDAKWTDFVVSLMVSIFIPPLAAMIPARFAGRLTPAEALRK
- a CDS encoding ABC transporter permease → MKYIIKLAMANIKRATRRTILTFMILGVGIGMYIIIECMLAGMETMSFRNIIDLQTGHIKIHSAAFTEEKPYELSNLIVNYESIVNEIAKQPYVKGVTARALFLGEVDNMRDSLPVVITGIDFDRDATVYSLTNFISEGAYNKDGLLIGATLAKDLELKVGDFVYLSFRKKQGAYVSIEKQITGLLSSGDPSVNSGSVYLDIHEVLSLYGVDGATDMSVKTGDVDKVPLYTAELQKMFPALNIVDWKKAAEHTILVSQMKSKFTGIIVLFVIIIALVGIINTMLMSVYEKQREIGTLKALGMTDKQVHRLFLIEGGLIGVMGGILGVIIAILINWYMVAVGMDLNQMMGDRDLGIAIAGVFRSEWKIASFVKGFFIGLLASLFASYYPAKKTTRMQPMECLRVK